One Synechococcus sp. MU1617 genomic region harbors:
- a CDS encoding TrkA family potassium uptake protein, with translation MKEWWQWSPVQGSDRLGFAIIGVGRFGIAVCRELLQNGADVLAVDRSERAVDELRQVEPSVEARVVDCTDEEALREAGVLEMGTVVVAISEPIEASITATLIAKDSEGSRVRQVIARATSDLHEKMLKRVGADRVIFPSRMQGERLGLELVRPNLMERLALDEQHCIEEIKVPEPFVGRSLRDLNLRKNFRVNVLAAGPQSSLMVNPPASHVLEEGHLLVVMGLVDDLQRLPKN, from the coding sequence ATGAAGGAGTGGTGGCAGTGGAGCCCGGTCCAGGGCAGCGATCGCCTCGGCTTCGCGATCATCGGCGTGGGCCGTTTCGGCATCGCCGTGTGCCGGGAACTGCTTCAGAACGGAGCGGATGTGCTGGCCGTGGACCGCTCAGAGCGAGCGGTGGATGAACTTCGTCAAGTGGAGCCCAGCGTGGAGGCCCGCGTCGTGGACTGCACCGACGAAGAGGCCCTGCGGGAAGCCGGCGTGCTGGAAATGGGCACTGTTGTGGTGGCGATCAGTGAACCGATCGAAGCCAGCATCACCGCGACCTTGATCGCCAAAGACAGCGAGGGGAGCCGCGTTCGCCAGGTGATCGCGAGGGCAACGAGTGACCTCCACGAAAAAATGCTGAAGCGGGTGGGGGCCGACCGAGTGATCTTTCCCTCGCGGATGCAGGGCGAGCGCCTGGGGCTGGAACTGGTGCGCCCCAACCTGATGGAGCGGCTGGCCCTGGATGAACAGCACTGCATCGAGGAGATCAAGGTTCCAGAACCCTTTGTGGGGCGCTCGCTCAGGGATCTGAATTTGCGCAAAAACTTCAGGGTCAACGTGCTGGCGGCGGGACCACAAAGCAGCCTGATGGTGAACCCACCGGCATCCCACGTGCTGGAGGAGGGACATCTGCTGGTGGTGATGGGACTGGTGGACGACCTGCAACGGCTCCCGAAAAACTGA
- a CDS encoding TrkH family potassium uptake protein: protein MPIGRAIERSQGWHRRLTVPQFTVVTGLLVVLIGTLLLATPLCSSSRVGLWEALFTATSAITVTGLSIIDIGTDLTTFGQVVLALMILAGGLGLMAITTFLQGFVVQGTALRRRLDRGQALDEFGVGGVGRTFRGIALTATLVILLGAVILYHFGFDDIPNHAERLWAALFHSISAYNNAGFGLWSDSLERYRSNGVVNAVVMLLIVAGGLGWRVTSDLSTQLLRRRQGRRRLSLHSRLVLRTTMILIAFGAGGLALTEWLNQGEIFAGMPLSERWLTALFKSVTARTAGFSTVPLSLDTVTESSLLLLMVLMFIGASPGGTGGGIKTTTVAALMAATRSTLRGREVVVIRNRSISDKVVLRAVGITVGSLLFVMAMAMLISIASNLNGKDSFTFMEMLFTCISAFATVGLDLGVTVELPRFGQAVLMVGMFVGRLGILLLLSAIWEAMTQEQIQMNRQNRVGYPSEDLYV, encoded by the coding sequence GTGCCGATCGGAAGGGCCATCGAACGCAGCCAGGGCTGGCATCGTCGGCTCACGGTTCCCCAGTTCACCGTGGTGACTGGATTGCTAGTGGTGCTGATCGGCACGCTGCTTTTGGCCACTCCGCTGTGCTCCTCAAGCCGCGTTGGGCTTTGGGAAGCTCTGTTCACAGCCACATCAGCCATCACCGTGACGGGGCTGTCGATCATCGACATCGGCACCGATCTCACGACTTTCGGCCAGGTGGTGCTGGCCCTGATGATCCTGGCGGGGGGCCTTGGCCTGATGGCCATCACCACGTTTCTGCAGGGCTTTGTGGTGCAAGGAACAGCCCTGCGACGCCGGCTGGACCGGGGCCAGGCCCTGGATGAATTCGGCGTGGGGGGCGTCGGGCGCACGTTTCGTGGCATTGCCCTGACGGCGACGCTGGTGATCCTGCTGGGGGCCGTGATCCTGTATCACTTCGGCTTCGATGACATCCCCAACCACGCAGAACGCCTCTGGGCTGCGCTGTTCCACAGCATCTCGGCTTACAACAACGCGGGATTCGGACTCTGGAGCGACAGCCTCGAGCGCTACCGCAGCAATGGCGTTGTGAATGCCGTGGTGATGCTGCTGATCGTGGCAGGCGGCCTGGGATGGCGGGTCACCAGCGATCTGAGCACGCAGCTGCTGCGCAGACGGCAAGGCCGGCGTCGTCTGAGCCTGCACTCCCGCCTGGTGCTGCGCACCACCATGATCTTGATCGCCTTCGGAGCAGGGGGGCTGGCCCTGACGGAATGGTTGAACCAGGGCGAGATCTTCGCTGGCATGCCCTTGTCTGAGCGGTGGCTCACCGCACTGTTCAAATCCGTCACGGCACGCACAGCCGGCTTCAGCACCGTTCCGCTCTCGCTCGACACCGTCACCGAATCCAGCCTGCTGCTGCTGATGGTGCTGATGTTCATCGGGGCCAGCCCCGGCGGCACCGGGGGTGGGATCAAGACCACCACCGTGGCGGCCTTGATGGCGGCCACCCGCTCCACCCTGCGGGGCCGGGAGGTGGTGGTGATCCGCAACAGAAGTATCAGCGACAAGGTGGTGCTGCGGGCCGTCGGCATCACGGTGGGCTCCCTGCTGTTCGTGATGGCCATGGCGATGCTGATCAGCATCGCCAGCAATTTGAACGGCAAGGATTCGTTCACCTTTATGGAAATGCTGTTCACCTGCATCTCCGCCTTTGCCACCGTGGGTTTGGATCTGGGGGTAACCGTTGAACTCCCCCGTTTCGGCCAGGCGGTGCTGATGGTGGGAATGTTTGTGGGACGACTGGGCATCCTTTTGCTGCTGAGTGCGATCTGGGAAGCGATGACTCAGGAACAAATCCAGATGAATCGCCAGAATCGAGTCGGTTACCCCAGCGAGGATCTGTATGTCTGA
- a CDS encoding ABC-F family ATP-binding cassette domain-containing protein — MLRLENVSKIYPTGEVLRAVTWEVKPGDRIGLVGVNGAGKSTQMRLIAGHEEPTSGQVVRQGEPRIAYLQQEFDVDLERTVRQELFQAFGEAAEVMNRQQQVEEAMGSERAAEDPDHLDQLIQKLGQLQSRFEALHGYELDARIDKLLPTIGFTPEGAELQVKDYSGGWQMRIALGKILLQEPDLLLLDEPTNHLDVETIQWLENYLLEQSAALVVISHDRTFLDRVCNQIVSTERGVSRSYLGNYTAHLEQKQMEREATQAAFERQQKDIATQQAYIDRFRASATRSTQAKSREKQLDKVERVEAPIESVAGPSFQFPPAPRSGAQVALIDNVTHSYGDKILFLGAELEVERGDRIAFVGPNGAGKSTLLRLVMGVETPDEGSARLGEHNVIAGYFEQNQAEALNLSKTVIDTMYEAVPDWTQTQVRSLLGSFCFSNDTVFKEVGKLSGGEKARLALALMLLTPCNLLVLDEPTNHLDIPAKQMLEDALMAYEGAALLVSHDRYFISRVANRIVELREGELVMYRGDYNYYLEKKEEERAEAKEKELAVEREAKRKANKEKQKARDARRKKAA; from the coding sequence GTGCTGCGACTCGAAAACGTCAGCAAGATCTACCCGACGGGGGAAGTGCTCCGGGCCGTGACCTGGGAGGTGAAACCCGGAGACAGGATCGGCCTGGTGGGGGTGAACGGCGCCGGCAAGTCCACCCAGATGCGTCTGATTGCCGGGCACGAAGAGCCCACCAGCGGCCAGGTGGTTCGGCAAGGGGAGCCCCGCATCGCCTACCTCCAACAGGAATTCGACGTGGACCTGGAGCGCACCGTGCGCCAGGAACTGTTTCAAGCCTTCGGCGAAGCCGCCGAAGTGATGAACCGGCAACAGCAGGTGGAAGAAGCCATGGGGTCGGAACGCGCTGCTGAAGATCCGGATCATCTAGACCAGCTGATCCAAAAACTGGGACAGCTGCAGAGCCGCTTCGAAGCACTGCATGGCTACGAACTCGATGCCCGCATCGACAAGCTCCTGCCCACGATCGGATTCACTCCGGAGGGCGCTGAGCTGCAGGTGAAGGACTATTCCGGGGGCTGGCAGATGCGAATCGCCCTGGGGAAAATCCTGCTCCAGGAACCGGATCTGCTGCTGCTGGACGAACCGACCAACCATCTGGATGTCGAGACCATCCAGTGGCTGGAGAACTACCTGCTGGAGCAGAGCGCTGCCCTCGTGGTGATCAGCCACGACCGCACCTTCCTCGACCGGGTCTGCAATCAAATTGTCTCCACGGAGAGGGGGGTGTCCCGTAGCTACCTGGGGAACTACACCGCCCACCTGGAACAGAAACAAATGGAACGGGAGGCCACGCAGGCGGCCTTCGAACGCCAGCAGAAAGACATCGCCACCCAACAGGCTTATATCGATCGTTTTCGTGCCAGCGCTACCCGCAGCACCCAAGCCAAAAGCCGAGAGAAGCAACTGGACAAGGTGGAACGGGTGGAGGCGCCGATCGAATCCGTGGCCGGGCCAAGTTTTCAGTTCCCGCCTGCCCCGCGCTCCGGAGCTCAGGTTGCCTTGATCGACAACGTCACCCATAGCTATGGGGACAAAATCCTGTTCCTGGGGGCTGAACTGGAGGTTGAACGGGGTGACCGCATCGCCTTCGTCGGCCCCAATGGTGCGGGCAAGTCGACCCTGCTGCGCCTGGTGATGGGGGTTGAAACCCCCGATGAAGGCAGTGCCAGGCTTGGGGAGCACAACGTGATTGCGGGCTACTTCGAACAGAACCAGGCCGAAGCCCTGAATCTGTCCAAGACCGTGATTGACACGATGTACGAAGCGGTCCCCGATTGGACCCAGACCCAAGTTCGTTCGCTGCTGGGCAGTTTTTGCTTCAGCAACGACACGGTGTTCAAGGAGGTTGGAAAGCTCAGCGGAGGCGAGAAAGCCCGTCTTGCACTGGCGCTAATGCTGCTCACCCCCTGCAATCTTCTGGTCTTGGATGAGCCCACCAATCACCTCGACATCCCGGCCAAGCAGATGCTCGAGGACGCCTTGATGGCCTACGAAGGAGCGGCGCTGCTGGTCTCTCACGACCGCTATTTCATATCCCGCGTGGCCAACCGGATCGTCGAACTGCGAGAGGGCGAACTGGTGATGTACAGAGGGGATTACAACTACTACCTCGAGAAAAAAGAAGAGGAAAGGGCTGAAGCCAAGGAGAAAGAACTGGCTGTGGAGCGAGAAGCCAAGCGGAAAGCCAACAAGGAAAAGCAAAAAGCTCGAGATGCCCGGCGCAAAAAGGCGGCCTGA
- a CDS encoding trypsin-like peptidase domain-containing protein — MGSALRSVEAADRPEAVVNSQSRPLVVSALAGGLLVAGVSVLPLTVAPQQAEARPAIRRDSFVAAAVKRSGPAVVTLETARTVNQSSVAGVPPALMRDPLFRHFFGIPRSTAPRSRVQRGQGSGVIFDAKGLLLTNAHVVEGADQLTVGLSDGRRVPARVVGKDNLTDLAVVRLEAPGPWPVADLGNSDRLSVGDWAIAVGNPYGLESTVTLGIISNLNRNVAQLGISGKRLDLIQTDAAINPGNSGGPLLNADGEVIGINTLVRSGPGAGLGFAIPINRARTIAQQLVSSGKARHPVIGIRLSPVPRPTPTSPVPPGAVIRGVQPGGPADRAGLKVDDVITRLDGQAVADPAAVVSSIERRGVGASIVLEVKRGQELVTIDVKPVDLSALTPG; from the coding sequence TTGGGATCTGCTCTGCGTAGCGTCGAGGCAGCCGATCGCCCTGAAGCTGTGGTCAACTCCCAGTCCCGCCCGCTAGTCGTCTCCGCTTTGGCGGGGGGATTGCTGGTGGCCGGTGTGTCGGTGCTTCCCTTAACCGTTGCGCCTCAGCAGGCCGAGGCCCGCCCGGCCATCCGTCGTGACTCATTCGTGGCAGCCGCTGTGAAGCGCAGTGGTCCGGCAGTGGTCACCCTGGAGACGGCGCGGACCGTCAATCAGTCCAGTGTTGCGGGTGTGCCGCCGGCCCTGATGCGGGACCCCTTGTTTCGCCACTTCTTCGGCATCCCACGCTCCACAGCCCCGCGCTCCCGGGTGCAGCGCGGCCAAGGCAGTGGGGTGATCTTCGATGCCAAGGGCCTGCTGCTGACCAACGCCCATGTGGTGGAGGGGGCAGATCAACTGACCGTGGGCCTCTCCGATGGCAGGAGGGTGCCCGCCCGAGTGGTGGGAAAAGACAACCTCACCGATCTCGCAGTGGTGCGTCTGGAGGCCCCCGGGCCCTGGCCTGTTGCCGATCTGGGGAATTCCGACCGGCTCAGCGTGGGCGACTGGGCGATTGCCGTGGGCAATCCCTACGGGCTGGAAAGCACGGTGACCCTTGGAATCATCAGCAACCTCAATCGCAATGTTGCCCAGCTGGGAATTTCCGGCAAACGTCTTGATCTGATTCAGACCGACGCGGCGATCAATCCCGGCAACTCGGGCGGGCCATTGCTCAATGCCGACGGTGAAGTGATCGGCATCAACACCTTGGTGCGATCAGGACCTGGGGCGGGTCTGGGCTTTGCTATCCCGATTAATCGCGCTCGAACGATTGCTCAGCAGCTGGTCTCCAGCGGCAAGGCCCGTCATCCTGTGATCGGCATCCGTCTGTCGCCGGTGCCCCGGCCCACCCCCACATCCCCGGTGCCGCCAGGTGCGGTGATTCGCGGGGTCCAGCCTGGAGGGCCAGCGGACCGCGCCGGGCTCAAGGTGGATGATGTGATCACGCGTCTTGATGGTCAGGCTGTCGCTGACCCTGCCGCGGTGGTCAGTTCCATTGAACGTCGCGGTGTCGGTGCCTCGATTGTGCTGGAGGTGAAGCGTGGTCAGGAGCTGGTCACGATTGACGTCAAGCCGGTCGATTTATCGGCCTTGACTCCTGGCTGA
- a CDS encoding anhydro-N-acetylmuramic acid kinase produces MHCLGLMSGTSADGVDAVLARFDGPSQRPQWSLLHHHHQPYPLQLQQQVVAAGQGEPMPAAVWLELAEAITEVQADAARACDPDAQAELIGCHGQTVWHRPPAQGAAGASWQMLQAPLLAHLLQRPVIHNFRAADLVLGGQGAPLVPRADAALLGRTQGWRALLNLGGIANLTLIPPGSGGDRHTAVLGWDCGPANSLIDLGMRHFTNGAQPFDNGGAMAAQGRADEGWIQRWLQEDYFQLTPPKSTGRECFGQDDLNRRLLQLGGASAADAIATLTAFPAAVVAQDLEHLRQRRGIAPIELITAGGGSQNPVLIDELRRRCRGLQLDESSRLGVPTAAREALVFALLAWWHHKGHPGNVPAVTGARREAVLGVQVNPA; encoded by the coding sequence ATGCACTGCCTCGGGCTGATGAGCGGAACCAGTGCTGACGGTGTTGATGCCGTGCTGGCGCGCTTCGACGGCCCATCCCAGCGTCCTCAGTGGTCCCTGCTTCACCACCACCATCAGCCCTATCCGCTCCAACTGCAGCAGCAGGTGGTGGCAGCCGGCCAGGGCGAACCGATGCCGGCAGCCGTCTGGCTAGAGCTGGCAGAAGCCATCACGGAGGTGCAAGCCGACGCGGCACGGGCCTGCGACCCCGATGCACAAGCTGAGCTGATCGGCTGCCATGGCCAGACCGTCTGGCACCGCCCCCCGGCCCAAGGGGCAGCAGGGGCCAGCTGGCAGATGCTGCAGGCCCCACTGCTCGCCCATCTGTTGCAAAGGCCGGTGATCCACAACTTCCGCGCGGCTGATCTGGTGCTTGGGGGACAGGGAGCACCGCTCGTGCCTCGGGCAGATGCGGCGCTGCTGGGACGCACGCAGGGCTGGCGGGCACTGCTGAACCTGGGCGGCATTGCCAACCTCACCCTGATCCCCCCCGGCAGTGGAGGCGACCGCCATACCGCTGTCTTGGGATGGGACTGCGGACCGGCCAATAGCCTGATCGACCTGGGCATGCGCCACTTCACCAATGGAGCCCAACCCTTCGACAATGGTGGAGCGATGGCAGCGCAGGGCCGTGCGGATGAGGGCTGGATCCAGCGCTGGCTTCAAGAGGATTACTTCCAGCTGACACCACCGAAATCCACAGGACGGGAGTGTTTCGGGCAGGACGACCTCAACCGGCGCCTGCTTCAGCTCGGTGGAGCCTCAGCGGCGGACGCCATCGCAACCCTGACGGCTTTTCCCGCTGCTGTGGTCGCCCAGGATCTGGAGCACCTGCGCCAAAGACGTGGCATCGCACCAATCGAACTGATCACAGCTGGAGGTGGCAGTCAAAACCCGGTGTTGATCGATGAGCTGCGGCGGCGCTGCCGAGGGTTGCAGCTCGACGAAAGCAGCAGGCTGGGGGTGCCGACTGCAGCCCGAGAAGCCCTGGTCTTCGCGTTACTGGCCTGGTGGCACCACAAAGGGCATCCCGGCAATGTGCCCGCCGTCACCGGAGCCAGGCGGGAAGCCGTGCTCGGCGTACAGGTGAATCCGGCCTAA